Genomic DNA from Setaria italica strain Yugu1 chromosome V, Setaria_italica_v2.0, whole genome shotgun sequence:
AAATAGGTTTCGGAGATGCCTCCAGTTGTTATTTGACGCGTACCTAACTGTGCCGTCCTAGAGTGCTCAAGAGTGAGCGTTGATGTGAGGTGTAGACCCCTGTTTCCTGGAGAGACGCCTAATGATCGGGCAGTATCATCAGAGAGGAAGTTGCCTAGCTAATTAACGACTTCAATtttgattttaaaaaaaattgtattcgTAGCCGAAAGCGCCGCGCAATGATTCACCCCAGCAGCTGCATGCCGCCGTTTCTTTACGTTTTCTAGTCCTATACTGTCTTCCTGATTTCTAATGCGATTCTCATATGTGCAATCAACTGCAAAGCCGCCACATTCGGGTTCAAAGTTAGACCTCCCGCCCACTGACGCACGAGGCTAGTGATGTCCATGATTGCGCATCATCCTTTCGCATCATCAACTTGGAGTTCATTACCTTTGAtctttcctctcttcttgtTTCGGAGTGGATCAAAGACACAACGGCATGTATGAATCTTCAAAACTACTGCACTGGTCTCTTcatcctcctttttttttctctcttcaaaattaaatcaaaagaaaaagaaaccatTTGGTCTTAGCCAGAGGCATGCGGATGCAGATAGGGATAGGCAGGCACTGATTGCACGCGCAAGTCTTTTCAAACCGAACGTGTGCACAGATTTGTCGTGGGGACGTACCACTACACTACTGCCGCTAGTGGTACTGTGTGGGTGTCTAGCTCTCGCCTAGGAGTGCTACCACACTAGGAATCTTTTCTTGGTAGCTGCAGGCTATGGCTTAGCCCAGGCTCACTCTATTCAAGAAGCTggtctcatctcatctcatctcatctcccGGCGCCAAAAATGTCTTGAAGTCTTCAGCGCACCATCCATCGATGGATGTGCTACCACCCCCGGATTGACCACTTATCCGACATTCGAGATGGGCCTTTTGAAAAAGaatttcatcttcttttctctctctcttttttttttaaaatgaagcTTAAGATTAATCAGTGAGGATGTTAAGGTGGTAtcttttctctttttgtttATACGGAGTTTCTGCAATTTGGtcaaaagaataaaaaagagGGGGGTTCCTTGCGAGGGGCCTTTTATGGGTGTGGCCCCCCCCGGGCGTGTGCACGAGGGGGTGAGAGCATCCATCGGGGCATCACTCATGAGCAGCAACTGAGGCTGAGCCCTGTCGCCTCACCCTCACCTCACCTCTGCTCGGGACTCTCACTTCGCAACCCTCAAGGAGCAAAaacaaagagaaagaaagggaagaggGCAAACAGTAGGACACTGCCCCTGCCACGACACACAATCATAGACGTGGGGACTGTacacacaaaaacaaaaacattttTAAATCAAATCACATTGAGAAATCCTACTGCTTTGATAGCTTTATTTTCTGGAAACAAATAAATTAAACCATTTAAAATTCGGGGTTCTCTTCTCTTTCCATCTCTCTTTCTAGCCTGTACATGGTCCGGTTTTACCGGATTTTGGTTTAAACCCAACCCAAGCCGTGAGGGGGTCCGCTGAGGGGTTTAGAAACCAGCGGGTACATGGTTTCCACGGTTTACTGGAATTCGCCGCAGCGGCGTGTTTCCTTTGTTCTTTCCATGGACTGCGAGACTATGTACCTCGAGCCTGTTCAAGGGCACCGCCAACTCGAGACTCGACTCTGCAGCGCTCGGAAGACGGCGGCGATGGCAGGTAGCCAGGTTGGGCATGCGCGTGCCAGGTAGCCAGAGCCACGCCGGCGCCAGAAAACGGCGGGTCGCTGGAGGGTTCGGCAGCGCGCTACCCAGCGTCGGCGCGTGTTCGCCGGAGGGCGGCCTCGTGGCGCTTGCTCGCTCGCATCGCACGCGGCGACGGGTTCGCGTCGTTGTTGATTGGCTGTCAAATTGGGGATTTATCTGTTTGCTGAACGGGTTTAGCCCGTAGGAACCCGAACCAAGCCAACCCGTGCGTGTCCTGCTAACACGGTTTCATCCGGGTCGGTTCACGGGTTAGTCCGGTTTGTAACCGGACCATGTACAGGGctttcactctctctctctcgtgtaCTTTGCACTTGCCAATTCCATCCTCTGGTTCTTCACTACATATAAGCCACTGCCGTGCCTCTTCTCCCTCTCGTAGCTCTAGCTTCGTTCACTCACTGCTCGGTGTGGGtgcacacacacgcacacatacACCTTTTACCTTGCcatgccggccaccgccgctctctggccggcgccggcgccggcgttggCCGTTGCGGTGTGGACGCTGTTtgtcgccgccgcggtcgtcgGCCTGTGGACGCTGCTATCCTGGCCCGGATGGAGGCGGGGCGCGGGCAaggagcaggcggcgcggcTCCCGCCCGGCAGTTTCGGGTGGCCGCTGGTGGGCGAGACGCTGGACTTCGTGTCCTGCGCCTACTCGGCCCGTCCGGAGGCCTTCGTCGACAAGCGGCGGCTCCGGCACGGGAGCCCGGTGTTCCGGTCGCACCTGTTCGGTTCGGCGACGGTGGTGACGTCGGACGCGGAGGTGAGCCGGTTCGTGCTGCAGAGCGACGCGCGGGCGTTCGTGCCGTGGTACCCGCGCTCGCTGACAGAGCTCATGGGCAAGTCCTCCATCCTCCTCATCAACGGCAGCCTGCAGCGGCGCGTCCACGGCCTCGTCGGCGCCTTCTTCAAGTCGCCGCAGCTCAAGGCGCAGGTCACCGCCGGCATGCAGCGCCGCCTCGCGCCGGCGATCGACGCCTGGCGCGACCAGGGCCCCGGCGCGCTCGTCCGCATCCAGGACCACGCCAAGGCGGTACGTGCACTGCCTGCACTCTGCCCCTTTCTGCTCTGCTAGTACCTTCGTTCTACGGCCTAGCTACATATGTCTGCAGCTAGCACGCCATGGTGATTGGCGATTACTGCTCTGCTCTGTCGGGCTCCATTGCCGCCCGCCTAGCTCCGCGCCTTCTTGATCGAACATCAGAGAGAaaggcagagagagagagagagaggaatcgAGGTGGAATGGCATGGTGGCGCGCAGACCAATGGCGCTGCCGGCGTGCACACGTGCGCGGCCGTGTCACCACATGGAAGCAGCTATCGAAGGCCGGGAAAAGGATGGccccgtctctctctctctctctctctctctctctctctataccGGTCACCATGCCGTGCCATACCACTCGGCCGCATACTCGTATGATCACTGTACGTGTGGGCGTGGTGGTATCTTTCAATGAgattgggagggagggagggagggagttgGGAGCACTGCTGGTGCCTACCTGCTGTTCTCCCCCATTCAATTCCGCACGCGCGCGCCTTAAATACATGCCCCGGCGGGGCCCGCGCCGAATTACCGGgcaaccaaaaaagaaaaaaaaacctttagATCATTCTTCAGACCGAACTGCACTACAGTACAGTGCCTCTATCATGTTCGTGTGTTCTGTCTAGACACCACAGCCTTCAGGCACTCCTCCTTGCACTCCCTGTCAAAGTGTATAGCAtgctagggccatgtttagttactcccaactcccaactttaacactatgcaaaaagaagattctccatcacatcaaacttgcggtacatgcatggagtactaaatgtagatgaaattaaaaactaattgcacagttttgttgtactttgcgagacgaatcttttgagcctaattagtcaatatttggacaataattcacaaatacaaacgaaacgctacagtgtgctacagtgctgtaacagtaatttggcacctcccaaattccccaactaaacaaggcctaggagtaggagctggagcactgcaacCTGCTTGTTATGGCTCACAGGAAATTCAGCTCAGCTCAGAGCTCCAGCAGTCTGTCGAATCCTGGCATTTCCAGTGATCTTAAAGAATGGAGCTTTGGTGCAGAACAGAGATATATATAGATAAAAAAAGAATTGAAGGAAATGGTGCTCTTGTCTATCACCTTTCATGCAGAGTCCTCAATAGCAGTGCAGTGAGTAATGAATAATGAATGTGTCGTGGCAGCAGATAGTGTTCGAGATCCTGGTGAAGGGCCTGATCGGGCTGGAGCCAGGCCCGGAGACGCAGCTGCTCAAGCAGCAATTCCAGGAGTTCATTGTCGGCCTCATGTCCCTTCCGATCAAGCTGCCGGGGACTAGGCTCTACAGATCCCTGCAGGTATACACTACTACGATCCTACTCGTACTCTACACTAACCTCTACGTCTCTGTCTCGGTCTCTATGAGAATCTGCGACGCTGAAGCTGCAACCGTTGACTGCCAGGCCAAGAAGAGGATGGCGAAGCTGATACAGGGCATCATACAGgagaagaggaggcggcggagggccgtccccgacggcggcgaggggccgcgggcgccgcgcgACGCCATCGACGTGCTCataagcggcggcggcagcgacgagcTCACCGACGAGCTGATATCCGACAACATGATCGACCTGATGATCCCCGCCGAGGACTCTGTGCCGGTGCTCATCACGCTCGCCATCAAGTATCTCAGCGAGTGCCCTCTGGCTCTGCAGCAACTGGAGGTGCGTGCGCAGCCAATTTTGGTGCTGACCAGCGTTCTGCATTTCCTTTTTTGGTGGTTTTCACACCAACCAGGCACTAGCATTTGCATATATGGATCGCTACAAACCACAGATTTGTCAAAGGTTCCCTCCTTTTGATGTCGAGAATTCGGCACTAGTGTAAGGATTGTGCCAGCCTTGGTTCCCCGCACTGCATCTGCGTGCCTTTCCTGTTAAGGTCAGAAGCATAATGTATCATGAGCGAATACGTCATCGTCTTGCTCTGCACGGTCATGTTAGTGCCACCTAGTACTTGGTCGATCGATAGTCATGTTATTGTGCATTTAGTCACTTGAGTGGGACGTTGTCATGCCACCTAATTGTTGTTACCTTCCTTTTGGCACTGGGTTTGTATGATGACAAACCTAGTTTGTTCAGTTAGTGCATTCGATGGCGATGTGCGCCTA
This window encodes:
- the LOC101767613 gene encoding cytochrome P450 90D2; translated protein: MPATAALWPAPAPALAVAVWTLFVAAAVVGLWTLLSWPGWRRGAGKEQAARLPPGSFGWPLVGETLDFVSCAYSARPEAFVDKRRLRHGSPVFRSHLFGSATVVTSDAEVSRFVLQSDARAFVPWYPRSLTELMGKSSILLINGSLQRRVHGLVGAFFKSPQLKAQVTAGMQRRLAPAIDAWRDQGPGALVRIQDHAKAIVFEILVKGLIGLEPGPETQLLKQQFQEFIVGLMSLPIKLPGTRLYRSLQAKKRMAKLIQGIIQEKRRRRRAVPDGGEGPRAPRDAIDVLISGGGSDELTDELISDNMIDLMIPAEDSVPVLITLAIKYLSECPLALQQLEEENMQLKRRKTDMGEALQWTDYMSLSFTQHVITETLRMGNIINGIMRKAVRDVEVKGHLIPKGWCVFVYFRSVHLDDKLYDEPYRFNPWRWKEKDTSTSSFTPFGGGQRLCPGLDLARLEASIFLHHLVTSFRWVAEEDHIVNFPTVRLKRGMPIRVTTKDGSH